In a single window of the Thunnus thynnus chromosome 9, fThuThy2.1, whole genome shotgun sequence genome:
- the ndfip1 gene encoding NEDD4 family-interacting protein 1, translated as MAEQNSNVRYQELVNEEEPAQPSQEGPAQDAPPPYSSIAAANAAFFEYKEDGGRFPNPPSYSVATTLPSYDEAERSKAEAAIPLVAGRVTEEDFVARDDFEDADQLRIGNDGIFMLTFFMAFLFNWIGFFLSFCLTTSAAGRYGAISGFGLSLIKWVLIVRFSTYFPGYFDGQYWLWWVFLALGFMLFIRGFVNYSRVRKLADPTYATLPRTRVLFIY; from the exons ATGGCAGAACAAAACAGCAACGTCAGATATCAAGAG CTGGTGAACGAGGAGGAGCCAGCTCAGCCATCTCAAGAGGGTCCCGCCCAGGACGCACCACCCCCCTACAGCAGCATTGCTGCAGCCAATGCAG CTTTCTTTGAATACAAGGAAGATGGAGGGAGATTTCCTAACCCTCCGTCCTACAGCGTTGCCACCACTCTGCCCTCCTACGATGAAGCTGAGAGAAGCAAAGCAGAGGCTGCCATCCCCCTCGTCGCTGGAAGAGTCACG GAGGAAGACTTTGTGGCCAGGGACGACTTTGAAGACGCTGACCAGCTGCGAATAGGAAATGACGGCATCTTCATGCTCACTTTCTTCA TGGCATTCCTCTTCAACTGGATTGGCTTCTTCCTGTCGTTCTGTTTGACCACATCTGCCGCTGGTCGATACGGGGCCATCTCTGGCTTTGGCTTGTCCCTCATCAAATGGGTTCTTATTGTCAGG TTTTCTACCTACTTCCCTGGTTACTTTGATGGGCAGTACTGGTTGTGGTGGGTGTTCCTGGCCCTGG GCTTCATGCTGTTCATCAGAGGCTTTGTTAACTACTCCAGAGTGCGTAAACTTGCTGATCCCACCTACGCCACTCTTCCCCGCACAAGGGTACTCTTCATCTATTAG